Genomic DNA from Streptomyces sp. PCS3-D2:
GTAGCCGAAGAGGGCGATCAGCCCGGAGATGCCGAGGAAGGACGCGGCGGACATGTAGTCGCCCGCGATGGCGAAGCCGTTCTCCATCGGGGAGAAGAGCCTCCCGCCGACGTAGAACTCCTCGGCGGAACCGTGCCGGTTGCGGCTGACCCAGGTGGTGATGCCCAGGGTCACCGCGATGAAGAGGCTGAACAGCATCAGCGCGAGGGTCTGGTGCTCACTGGTCACCGGCCTGCCCTCCTCGCCCGGCTCCGCTCCCGGCCGCGTTCCTGCTCGAAGACGGTCCAGCGCAGGTCGAGTGCGGCCCGGTCCCGGCGCAGCCGTGCGTGCCGGGCGTAGGCCCAGGTGAGCAGGAAGGTGCTGAGGAACTGCCCCAGCCCCGCCAGCATGGCCACGTTCACCGCGCCCAGGACGGGCCGTGCCATCAGGCCGGGCGCGGCCGTGGCGGCCACCACGTAGGCGACGTACC
This window encodes:
- a CDS encoding DUF485 domain-containing protein, translated to MDKHEGRDAGTIRLDDPWYDALAVGWGEGAEPYPPRPAQVGRPTPGASDIYREVQRSAAFQEVRSRYRRFVVPATAGFFLWYVAYVVAATAAPGLMARPVLGAVNVAMLAGLGQFLSTFLLTWAYARHARLRRDRAALDLRWTVFEQERGRERSRARRAGR